The following coding sequences are from one Halorubrum sp. BOL3-1 window:
- a CDS encoding DUF5518 domain-containing protein produces the protein MDTENTLLNAVVGAAASVLLSFTGISPLLGGAVAGYLNDDGTGDTDGGLRVGALSGAIASIPIVGFLLLVLVILPFLGFFGFPLEFGLAVGGLAVLAAIAVLGGVAYTVVLGALGGLLGVYLKGEL, from the coding sequence ATGGACACGGAAAACACCCTCCTCAACGCGGTCGTCGGCGCGGCCGCGTCGGTCCTGCTCTCGTTTACCGGCATCTCGCCACTCCTCGGCGGCGCGGTCGCCGGGTACCTGAACGACGACGGCACGGGCGACACCGACGGCGGGCTTCGGGTCGGCGCGCTCTCCGGCGCGATCGCGTCGATCCCGATCGTCGGATTCCTGCTTCTCGTGCTTGTCATACTCCCGTTTTTGGGCTTTTTCGGGTTCCCGCTCGAATTCGGTCTCGCGGTCGGCGGACTCGCCGTTCTCGCGGCTATCGCCGTGTTGGGCGGCGTCGCCTACACCGTCGTCTTGGGCGCGCTCGGCGGATTGCTCGGCGTGTACCTGAAAGGGGAACTGTAG
- a CDS encoding tryptophan--tRNA ligase: MDEDTPEGEPPAAGDPRTDGGTERADEPTEDVALDPWGSASVGDYADLFEEFGIEAFDEVGGDVPDPHYLMRRGVIFGHREYDAVAEAMANDEPFAALSGFMPTGDPHIGHKLVFDELIYHQRQGGDAFGLIADLEAHSARGMSWSEIDEHARNYLLSLLALGFDAEEGELYRQSDNRAVQDLGFELGSKANFSEFEAIYGFDGETNVSHMQSVITQTADILYPQLVDEPKPTVIPVGPDQDPHVRLTRDLATRVRYFKVTEAFASFELDDDERRLVRAAYDALGASPASEDGDEGIVDDAETDVRCEDAADWLVDYEPPESDRESVDLAAAKSTALDKLEAGGKEPLRPRVRFFDRNATDEAFEALIEAVEGEKRVFEGHVDAFDLTRDEAESVAREVEIDHDGFGFRQPSSIYHRFMTGLTGGKMSSSIPASHISLLDDPEDGYDKVRSATTGGRDTAEKQRELGGEADECPVYELYAYLLAGDDDELTKTVYSECVNGERLCGGCKEQAAELMREFLEDHQEKREEAEELLDDLDIDLDSDRRGTGGEH; this comes from the coding sequence ATGGACGAGGACACCCCCGAAGGGGAGCCGCCGGCGGCCGGTGACCCCCGGACGGACGGCGGGACCGAGCGCGCGGACGAGCCGACCGAGGACGTCGCGCTCGACCCGTGGGGGTCGGCGTCTGTCGGCGACTACGCGGACCTCTTCGAGGAGTTCGGCATCGAAGCGTTCGACGAGGTCGGCGGCGACGTGCCGGACCCGCACTACCTGATGCGCCGCGGGGTCATCTTCGGGCACCGCGAGTACGACGCGGTCGCGGAGGCGATGGCGAACGACGAGCCGTTCGCGGCGCTGTCGGGGTTCATGCCCACCGGCGACCCGCACATCGGCCACAAGCTCGTGTTCGACGAGCTGATCTATCATCAACGGCAGGGCGGCGACGCGTTCGGACTCATCGCTGACCTCGAAGCGCACTCGGCGCGCGGGATGTCGTGGTCGGAGATCGACGAACACGCGCGCAACTACCTCCTCTCCCTGCTCGCGCTCGGCTTCGACGCCGAGGAGGGAGAGCTGTACCGGCAGTCCGACAACCGCGCGGTGCAGGACCTCGGGTTCGAGCTCGGGTCGAAGGCGAACTTCTCGGAGTTCGAGGCGATATACGGCTTCGACGGCGAGACGAACGTCTCGCACATGCAGAGCGTGATCACCCAGACCGCGGACATCCTCTACCCGCAGCTCGTCGACGAGCCGAAGCCCACGGTGATCCCGGTCGGCCCGGACCAGGACCCCCACGTCCGGCTGACCCGCGACCTCGCGACCCGGGTGCGCTACTTCAAGGTGACCGAGGCGTTCGCGAGCTTCGAGCTCGACGACGACGAGCGGCGGCTCGTCCGGGCCGCCTACGACGCGCTCGGGGCGTCCCCCGCGAGCGAGGACGGCGACGAGGGCATCGTCGACGACGCCGAGACCGACGTGCGCTGCGAGGACGCCGCCGACTGGCTCGTCGACTACGAGCCGCCGGAGAGCGACCGCGAGAGCGTCGACCTCGCGGCCGCGAAATCGACCGCGCTCGACAAGCTCGAAGCCGGGGGGAAGGAGCCGCTCCGCCCTCGCGTGCGGTTCTTCGACCGCAACGCCACCGACGAGGCGTTCGAGGCGCTGATTGAGGCGGTCGAGGGCGAAAAGCGCGTCTTCGAGGGCCACGTCGACGCCTTCGACCTCACCCGCGACGAGGCGGAGTCGGTCGCCCGCGAGGTCGAGATCGACCACGACGGGTTCGGCTTCCGGCAGCCCTCCTCGATCTACCACCGCTTCATGACCGGCCTGACGGGCGGGAAGATGTCCTCCTCTATTCCGGCGTCCCACATCTCGCTGCTCGACGACCCCGAGGACGGCTACGACAAGGTGCGCTCGGCCACGACGGGCGGCCGCGACACCGCCGAAAAGCAGCGCGAACTCGGCGGCGAGGCCGACGAGTGTCCCGTCTACGAGCTGTACGCCTACCTGCTCGCCGGCGACGACGACGAGCTGACCAAGACGGTCTACTCCGAGTGCGTCAACGGCGAGCGCCTCTGCGGCGGCTGTAAGGAGCAGGCCGCCGAACTCATGCGCGAGTTCCTCGAAGACCATCAGGAGAAGCGCGAGGAGGCCGAGGAGCTGCTCGACGACCTCGACATCGATCTGGACTCCGACCGGCGCGGCACCGGCGGCGAACACTGA
- a CDS encoding helicase HerA domain-containing protein has translation MSEEETIHVAGVSEGIGGDATAEPGAPVELPVVDVLTGRSFITGKSGSGKSNTASVVIENLLDNGFPVLIVDTDGEYYGLKEEYEILHAGADDECDIVVSPEHAEKLANLALEQNVPIILDVSGYLEEETANELLLEVVKQLFAKEKRLKKPFLLVVEECHEYIPEGGGMDETGKMLIKVGKRGRKHGLGVVGISQRPADVKKDFITQCDWLCWHRLTWDNDTKVVGRILGSKYAGAVEDLADGEAFLMTDWDESIRRIQFHRKQTFDAGATPGLDDFERPELKSVSSDLVGELQSISDEQERRESELADLKQELDERDRRIQELERELEEARDLSNMADQFAQALLGKAEAPYRAGGTATGGYPGAADGEDGDDGDQSVLKSYDEAVAATEKGGDHESESTVEVPDDDIETEDVSEVDAPADGPAPDGVDPVTRDDVAESALRFDDAIELGTREAVIEELRSRIDALPELSRGMLRHYRREGASDPVAAHIDAGGDGDSGHAYSRHRPIRRAGLIRHAGRGRYAYAVPDLVREAYADRLDEAQVDEVVRAVETAFVPPAEPSYPPDADPSRVTDSEAIDSARPPDERVADGTAPVEDGDAVAADGDSPSDGDRTAPDAETEAAEGKAETDESETAPGSELSDAARRFAERSER, from the coding sequence ATGAGCGAGGAGGAGACGATCCACGTCGCGGGCGTCAGCGAGGGGATCGGCGGCGACGCGACGGCGGAACCGGGCGCTCCGGTCGAACTCCCGGTCGTCGACGTGCTCACCGGCCGGTCTTTTATCACCGGAAAGAGCGGGTCCGGCAAGAGCAACACCGCGAGCGTCGTCATCGAGAACCTGCTCGACAACGGGTTTCCGGTCCTCATCGTGGACACAGACGGGGAATATTACGGCCTCAAGGAGGAGTACGAGATCCTCCACGCCGGCGCCGACGACGAGTGCGACATCGTCGTCTCGCCGGAACACGCGGAGAAGCTCGCGAACCTCGCCTTGGAGCAGAACGTCCCGATCATCTTAGACGTCTCCGGCTACCTCGAAGAGGAGACCGCCAACGAGCTCCTCCTCGAAGTCGTCAAACAGCTGTTCGCGAAGGAGAAGCGCCTGAAGAAGCCCTTCCTGCTCGTCGTCGAGGAGTGCCACGAGTACATCCCCGAGGGCGGCGGAATGGACGAGACGGGGAAGATGCTGATCAAGGTGGGCAAGCGCGGCCGGAAGCACGGCCTCGGGGTCGTCGGGATCAGCCAGCGGCCCGCCGACGTAAAAAAGGACTTCATCACCCAGTGCGACTGGCTCTGCTGGCACCGGCTCACGTGGGACAACGACACGAAGGTGGTCGGACGTATCCTCGGCTCGAAGTACGCGGGCGCGGTCGAGGACCTGGCCGACGGCGAGGCCTTCCTGATGACCGACTGGGACGAGTCGATCCGGCGGATCCAGTTCCACCGCAAGCAGACGTTCGACGCGGGCGCGACTCCCGGGCTCGACGACTTCGAGCGGCCCGAACTCAAATCGGTCTCCAGCGACTTGGTCGGAGAACTCCAGTCCATCTCCGACGAGCAGGAGCGCCGCGAGTCCGAACTCGCGGACCTGAAGCAGGAACTCGACGAGAGAGACCGGCGCATCCAGGAACTGGAACGCGAGTTGGAGGAGGCCCGCGACCTGAGCAACATGGCCGACCAGTTCGCCCAGGCGCTCCTCGGGAAGGCCGAGGCGCCCTATCGGGCCGGGGGAACCGCGACCGGGGGCTACCCGGGAGCCGCCGACGGCGAGGACGGCGATGACGGCGACCAGTCGGTGCTCAAGTCGTACGACGAGGCGGTCGCCGCGACCGAGAAGGGCGGCGACCACGAGAGCGAGTCGACCGTCGAGGTCCCAGACGACGACATCGAGACAGAGGACGTCTCGGAGGTCGACGCTCCGGCGGACGGTCCCGCGCCGGACGGCGTCGACCCGGTCACCCGCGACGACGTGGCCGAGAGCGCGCTCCGGTTCGACGACGCGATCGAACTCGGCACCCGCGAAGCCGTCATCGAGGAGCTCCGGTCGCGGATCGATGCGCTCCCGGAGCTCTCTCGCGGGATGCTCCGCCACTACCGCCGCGAGGGCGCGAGCGACCCCGTGGCCGCCCACATCGACGCCGGCGGCGACGGCGACTCCGGACACGCCTACAGCCGCCACCGGCCGATCCGCCGAGCGGGACTCATCCGCCACGCCGGCCGCGGCCGTTACGCCTACGCGGTCCCGGACCTCGTCCGCGAGGCGTACGCGGACCGGCTCGACGAGGCGCAGGTCGACGAGGTCGTCCGCGCCGTCGAGACCGCCTTCGTCCCGCCCGCCGAGCCGAGCTACCCGCCGGACGCCGACCCGTCCAGAGTGACCGACTCGGAAGCGATAGATTCCGCCCGCCCGCCCGACGAGCGCGTCGCCGACGGAACGGCACCCGTTGAGGACGGCGACGCGGTCGCCGCCGACGGCGACTCCCCATCGGACGGCGACCGGACCGCGCCGGATGCCGAGACAGAGGCAGCGGAGGGCAAGGCCGAAACAGACGAGAGCGAGACGGCACCCGGTTCCGAGCTGAGCGACGCCGCGCGACGGTTCGCGGAGCGGTCGGAGCGCTGA